The window AATTGTCTGTACTGcataaatacaaaaaagttaatgaaCCGTATATTAAACTTATTTTTgtcgttttttttcttccacCGATTAGTACCTGTTAGATTAATATCGTGTTGTTCATTTTCCTAGAATTTATATTCAATTATAATTTGTTACAAATTTAGTAGCCGGTAAatactattttttgttatttttctgCATCTTCTGATCTTTGTTATACTGTAGTCTCGGTATCAAGTTCTTCGCTCATTGTTACAGGGATTTAGGTGCTAATGTGTCTTTGGGGTGTTTGAGCATATATATAGagataattatatatttatttttctcatttgagcttgatatatatttaattggTCTATTCGTTATTAATTTCCCTCTTTCCTCTTTCCTCTTTCCTCTTTCCTCTTTCCATTTCTATAGAAGCCAAACTAATAATTACATAAGGATAATGAATTACTTGACAAAATAATGCCTTATTGTGAAAGGTTGGAAACTAATCctttatattcttttcattttatcaAACACGTGTTGGTGTAATGTTATAGTATTTGTTCTCACAAAGCTTTGTATTTGATCAGAGACttttatacatttttatGGTTGAAAATCTCTATAATACTCTTATTATGTCATGCACTTGGTGCTATATGTATGGCAGTCTATAAATGTTGTTTACTATTATAATTGTGTTTTtcatattattgatattaatgtTATGGCGTCGCTTGCATTTTATACTATGGGTGTATGCCCTGACAGCaacaaacttttttcttttttggtttatatATTTCCTATGCATTCCTAAAAATACATGATTGCCGAGACATAATTTACGAACGAAAATAAATAGTAATGTCACTATTTATTACAAGagtaaatgaaaaaaaaaaaaaaaaaaaaaaaaggaaaattaaTGTATTAGTTTCTAAACTTAAAGTTGTTAAACATTCGCTACATGCACCTGcgtaaaaataatcattctTGATTAATTCATTGAGTTACGAAAACACtgattaaaaattttgtgTGTATATAAGTGAATAAAAAGGTAAAAGATAAATCCCAAAATAATTACCGTGTTCTTGGTATTATATGatcacaatttttttaaacaataaaagCTAAGTAGAAATAAAAGCCAAGTAGaagtaaaaacaaaaaaggaaaggtAGAAAATGagaaatattgaaaatcaCAACTCTGcttcttttattactactgtTAATAGTAGAAATAGACATGATATAAGCAATATCACTAAGGAAGACTAGCCGGTTCaggataataattttgaacATGACTTCGGCAATTACAAATCCTATTGAACACTATTTCCAAGGGAGCGCAATGAAAGAATATCCATTCATCATGATTGCAAGCTTAATCTAAATGTTGAACAAAAGTTGCACTACCCAAATACTAACCTTATTTAATGTCTTGAGTAAAAGTTTTAACAGTAGTACTCAACAATCAAGCTGGCTTATGGCTTCGTTTCCATTGGTGTCAGGGTCCTTTATTTTGATCAGTGGCCAATTAGGTGATATATATGGCCTAAAAAAAGTCCTAATGTTTGGATAGGTCATGATTTGTGTATGGGCCCTTATCGCTGGACTTTCAATACATGCACATAACTCCGAgttttttcattgtttGTAGAGCTTTTCAAGGTTTTGGcatcaaatttattttaccCAACGTTATGGGAATAGTTGgcaatatatatttaccaGGTActcaaaagaaaaacatgGTTATTAGTTTAATTGGAGCATGTGCTCATATAGGTGCTACCTATGGTATGTTTTGGTTAGGCTTGATAGTCCATTATAGTTCCACAATTGGGCCTGGTCATTTTATGCATATTCTATATTGAGTTTTCTATGTTTAATTGCCGTTATATCTTGTGTCCCATCAAATATACCTAAAAACGCTAGAAATATTAAGATGGACTGGATAGGTAATTTTATTGGTGTTGTTggattaattttatttaattttgtttggAATCAAGCATATCGTATTGTTTTACTCATTATAGGACTTGTATTTATaatgttgttttttatttatgaaGTAGAATTTGTCCAATATCCCTTGATACCTAGAGCTATATTTCATAATCACAGACTTCTGTTAATTTTGATagctctttttttttatgctAGGGCTCATTTTGTAATTGGGTGTTCTACTatgttaatattttgttaaacTTAAGACACTATTCTACCTTATGGACGGGTGGTacattttttgtatttttcatatttgGTTTTAGTGCTGCTTTAATTGTTGGATTTAACATCAAAAGAATAAATcctttgatattattatttttttccatgTATGCTTTTACCACCGGTTCAGCAATGTCGTCGGTCGTTCCAGTTCATCAAAGCTCTTTCAGAATGATTTTCGGTTTGACGATAATCTTAAGCTTTGGTATGACTTTCTCTTTTCCATTCTCTCTTCCATTATATTAAGTAATGAGTTACCAAGAGCAAATCAAGAGATGACCAACTCTTTAGTTAATACTACGATCAATTATAGGATGTCACTGTTTcttgattttaatattgcTATTGAAGCAGAAGTTAGAGATAAAAACATCGAAATGATATACTACTTGACTATAGCGCAACTTTGTACATTAACACTAGGATAGCTGGATTCGATGTTCATGTTGTTGTAGTTTATATGATtgaaagtttatttttttaagagGCTGAAAggaaataagaataaagaTAGCGACGATGACTGTTAATTTGGCACAccaatatttataaaaaaaaaaaagacaaaaaaaaaaacgattGATTATGAGTACTTTCCCATTAAAGAGATATTGGTCTAGACTCCACCCAATGTGCTTATTTTacatattaaaaagttgGAAACTTGGGTCCAAACCTCCGCTGGAAAGTATCTTAGAAAAAATGACTAACTTGTGATTGACCGTGTTAAAGTTGGGATCTCAACCTAGTTTACAAATTTCAATAACTTCAGTTGTAACTTCAATGAGcgattattttcaatactGGAAATTAGTTATCTAAAGAATGCTTTTCGAAATgattataatgatattatttttattttgtatatGTTAAGTTTTTTCAAGCattaaactttttcatGGGAGTTGAGGTCAAAAACTACTACAACTTCaaattggttttttttataaaaggaagtaaaaacttaaaaaaaaaaaaaattttttttaagctATCTTAAACTAGAAATtatgtaataaaaattatagcAATGGAAAGTTCACAAGATAAactttataaatatataacttttatatacttttagACAATATATTAAGATACTATGACTCTCTAATGAAGTTAACAATCTTTGTTTTAAAGTTcgcctaaaaaaaaaaatggctattttttggaaaatatttataattcggttaatttcaataaaaaagagaTTGTTTGAAGATTAGATTCtgaaatagaaaatttgAGAAATGATGTTAGACAAATTCTAGGCGACTAgtcaaataaatttttagaaaaaaaaatgctttGATCAAAATGTAACCATTCTATATTATGTTTTTACAGTTctttattctattttattctattattcctttttctttttagtaTCCCTTGTTTTAGCATTAAAGGGTATTTGTATTTCCTGGTTATTAGAATATTGTATTTTAGATCTGGTTTTAACCAGTGTGCTTCTTTTATCACTTAAAGCCTCAAAGCTGTTTGAGTCGGTAGCTACATTAGAATTGATAGCGCATATTAatggattttttttttgcagcTTTGGTAGATGTTTCAGAGACAGAAGTCCTTGGATGAGTACAGGATACCTTTGAATTTCCTGGAATATCCCTTTTGggaataatatttccaGCAATATTACTAGCATACTTCTTACCTACTTGTTGGAATCCATTATTATCTCCATTAtttagattattattaaggAGCATTGAATGATATCCGAAGtattctttattaattattcaGAACCCCGCTCatttgtgtttttattttcatcgaCATCAGTGTTATGGGAATACTCATTCGTATTCTCTAATGCATTGAAGGTATCTATATTTGGGTTAGCCCTATTAATATGAGAATTTAAAACTGAAAAATTCTTAAAATCTGGATAAACAGCTTTTAACTCAGTTACAATCGAACGTAAAAAATTGATCCCGTTGTCTCTTTTTGCGTAATCATTCTCTGTTGCAAAAaactttcttcttttcttattaATTGTACATagtattatattataatggTTATCAATATCATTTAGAATATCATGCAGTAAGTTGTATTCGTATCTGTTAATAAATCCAGACTCCAAAAATGTACAAATCATAGTAAAAGTATCAGTATCTTCTGTTCTATTCAAAAAAGATTCGACCTTTTGGGCAATAAGCTTTTCAACAACACATACTCTGCTTCTGCTTCTGCTTCTGCTTctgcttcttcttctttttctaataacaTTAAACCCATTATCGTAGTTCGTTGTTCCAGAAACAATGTTGTTCCTATTAAAAGGGTTAACACCAGTTGGAGCAATACTATTAGCAAAAGAAGCTGCATTATCATTCTCACTATGCACGTGGTTATTGCTACCATAAGGAACCcttgaattattattattattaatatcgAAACTAGacatactattattgttgttgctgccTTTACTGCTATCGTTATTGCTATTAGAAATACTATTGTTACTGACACTACgactatcattattttcaatgtcattattattattattattattattattattattattattattattattattatagttGTTACTGTTGTTGCTATAGTTGTTATTAACGTTTTTACCACCGCTAGTGTCATCATTGTTTAAATAGTTATCCGTGCGAAGGTTAAGATGTACGGCTCTggtatttatattatattgtgTGGTATTCACTGTTAATATGCtattaaaatcttttaaataagcacaattttttaaaaagatattacTTATAATTCTaacttttgttgttttaagTTGCATGTTTCGAGGTAAGTCCTTATTGATTTTACTAACAATTAAAGGAGGTAACTTATACTTAGGATTTACCAAAAGAGAACGGGAAGATGTTGAAGTATAATTAGCAATATTCAGTAACTCTTGCGAAAGATCAAAGCTTTTTCCATTAAAGGAAAGACATGAACAgttatcaataaaatacTTGAAAAGCCTTCTATATTCAtgtgattttttaatggcTTCTCGAATACAATGCTTGTcaatatttctaataatatgtCCACTAAGAAAAGTAAAAACTCTTAGAATTGCATTAACGATAGAGGTAGTGACTTTTTTGTCTTGAAAATAGCCATTAGGCAAATCACCATACAATTCAATCAAAGTATAAACGACTAAAGCTTGAACAAAGGGGTTATTGGGcccatttttttctggCAAGTTATTGCAATTATCCAAATCATGAAACATAGCTGGAGAGCCTAATTCTGCTTTGTGTAGAATTTCCTTGAATTGAGAACTATATTCTAGATTTGTGACACTCATATTGGTTTtagacattttttttgacagTTTATGCAATTTTTGtacacattttttttttttgtgagatatataattactatatttatgtcttttgattaaaaattttaagttTCAGCagcaaattaaaaatgactCCAAAAACGAAGCTGGTCTTATGCGAACtatgaaaataaaccaaCTTCAAAAATGGCTATCTTCAAGTTACCAAGTTTTTAATCCATAAAATCATGCGCATTGGTTgccgtttttttttttttacttttgtCTCACTTTTTAATCCCCTTAGTGCATTTTATACGAATTCTTAAGAATAtcctttatttattgtatgGTCCAAATAACAGAACTACGGACTGGCGGATAGTCCAAATTACATTTGTAGTccgaaaacaaaaaaaatatatatatatatatatataaaataaataaataaataaataaataaaaatcatttgccacttcttttttaccaacgtttcaattatttataGAATAATATCAATTCCGATAAATATCATCACcattatcaacaacaacaacaacaacaacaacaaaaagataaaaagatGCTAAACTTTTTACCTTCAATTGCATCATGTTTGGATAATGAACATATCCCATggaaaaacattttaattGGTTTTTCAGTTGCTCAGTTTGTTTTCGATAGCTACGTTTCGTATCGTCAATATAGAGTTTTGAAAgataaaaccaaaaaaatccCACCAATTTTAAAGGGCAAAAttgatgaagaaaaatttgcCAAGTCTGACGAGTATGGTATTGCCAAATCTAAGTTCGGGTTTGTTGATAACTTGTTTAGCttaattttaaacattGTTGTTTTGAAATATGATCTACAACCATACATTTGGAATTTGTCCGGCAAAATTGGCACCAAATTAATCTCTTATTTCCGTCCTGCTATTTCTGTTTCTGGTTTAGGCATTGTCACTCAAagtgttttttattttaatctAAGTACTTTTGCcttttctttattgaatttaccatttgattattatagccattttgttttggaaGAAGCATTTGgctttaataaattgacCACCAAGTTATGGGTGACCGACTTAGTTAAAAGCAATGTTTTACAAGTTGTTCTAATGTCCCCGATTTTGTACGCTGTTGGTAAGATATTCGATAAATTCACCgacaattttatttattacatTATGGGGTTTATCGCCATTTTACAAgttttaatgattttattgGTTCCCACTGTGATTTTGCCcttgtttaataaattcaCGCCATTAGAAGACGGTGAATTGAAAACCAAGATTGAAGATTTGGCACGTAAATTGAAATTTCCATTggataaaatttttgtcGTTGATGGCAGCAAAAGATCTAGTCACTCAAACGCTTATTTTACCGGTTTGCCATTTTTCAAACAAAGAATTGTTATATTTGATACATTGATCGAACAATCCAGCGTTGATGAAGTTGTTGCCGTTCTAGGTCATGAAATTGGgcattggaaaaaaaatcatattaTACAATTGTTGCTTGTTGGTCAATTCCATATATCAGTTATTTTCACTCTATTTTCTGCGGTTTATCAGAACAAATCACTATACAAGAGCTTTGGTTTCAACATTGAATCAGCAACTGGTCAAAAATCAGTTGGGAAAAAAGtgtttttgaataataaattcCCTTATTTAATTGGGTTTTCTATCTTTGGCGAATTATTGAAACCTATGGATTGTCTTGTCCAATTTATTatgaatttatttattagaCACAACGAGTATGAAGCTGATGCTTTTGCTACTAAGCTAGGCTATGGTAAAGAACTAAGCCAAGCCTTGATCACTTTACAAGTTGCTAATTTAAGTAGTATGCATGTTGATCCATTGTATTCTAGCTACCATTATAACCACCCAACTTTAATAGAACGTTTGGATGCCATTGAAGCCGAAATTGttaaattagaaaagaagaacTAGTgagtaatatatatatatatatgtgtacGTATGTATGTTGTTGAAacatttaattcttttggGGCATTATCTGTAATTTTGACGTGGTTTTCACCAGTGGGGCCCCTTTATATTAATCTTTTCGCTAGTTATTATGTGGTATTTACGTTCTCTTTGCTTGAgggtttttattatatatatccaTGTTCATATGTGGTTATGTGTATATTATTCTTCTtaactttttatatatctttaaaatatgaaatGTGTAATATACAAAAAGTGTGGAGGTGGACAACCCAAGGTCTCGATGTGAAAGGTTAGAAACCAATCCTTTATATATCTTTCTGTTTCTCAATGATCAAACTTAACCTTTTATTATCACTGATATGTTTTAGCGTTTGGCTGTggtgtaataataatatattgtGTTTTTACTCAGAGTTATCTTAACTCTTTGTTTATGTGCTATTCTATAATCTACgcttatttttgttgttgatgacATGTATTTAGTTGCACATTATCAAGTTTCTGATATATGCAGTTGGTATCGTTACGTGATTCAGTGGTTGATAATCTAGTTCTTTCTCATTGTTACACGTTTCATAGTTGACAATGAGATTATACtattaagttttttttattattattttttttttttttttccttttttagaAGTTGTCAATATTCCAAtcttattcttttataaGCTAAACACCGACTAATAGATGTGTTGATATATACagttgtttatttattatgaCTGTAGTTTACATTTGTTGGTATAGTATTTGctttattgttattcttGCACGTGATCTGTAGAGGATTTGCACTATGTAGGAGGGCGCATGTTCtaacaaatttttctttgaaaaatCTAATTATTTCACGTGACTTTAGGTGTGAAAACcgtggtggtggtggcaACGATGATGGTGACAatttagtaaaaataaatgtacACAATTTTGTCAGTTTGTTAGATGTcagtattttattatacgTGTATATGTGTGTATATTCATCAAAAGGAATGGGAATGAGTACTAAAACTATGTCCAATTTCTAGTTATATCTATATCTAtatctaaataaataaaaatatatatatatatatatatatatatatatacatggCAATATAGAAAAGACAATATTACTTTTTCCATCATTTTACCCTTTTTGTTTCTCTTATTATGTCTTTCCCCCTTATAAGCTTATATGCCAGTTTTTAGATTGTGTGAAAGTTGCAAAAGACAATATCATAAAAAGGaatatcattaattttttttttctttttttatcttttctttttcgtATGGACTGAATTCCACAATAAACGCAGAGAATAAATCACTAAAATGGCTACTAATATTACTTGGCATTATAATTTAACCTATGAGGAAAGAAAAGCTTTCAGAAAGCAAGATGGATGTACTGTTTGGCTAACTGGTTTAAGTGCATCAGGTAAGAGTACTATTGCTTGCGCTTTGGAACAATTATTGCTGGAAAAAGGGATAGCTGCTTACAGATTGGATGGCGATAACATTAGGTTTGGTTTAAACAAGGATTTGGGATTTTCTGAAAAAGATCGCAATGAAAATATTCGCAGAATTGCTGAGGTGTCTAGATTATTTGCCGATTCTTGCTGTATATCTCTAACTTCCTTTATCTCGCCATACAGGGATGACAGAGACAAAGCTAGAGAATTACATAAGGAAAGCGGATTGAAATTTATCGAAGTCTTTGTTGATGTTCCTTTGGAAGTTGCGGAACAAAGAGACCCAAAGGGACTGTATAAAAAGGCTAGACAAGGTGTTATTAAGGATTTCACAGGCGTATCTGCTCCATACGAAGAGCCAGAATCGCCAGAGTTGCATTTAAGAACGGACAAATTATCTGTTGAACAATGTGCTgaacaaatttttgaatacTTGAAAAAGGAAGGATTGATCAACTGAAAAGGTGGATAGAAAAGCAATTCACGTAAATATCGCATCTGTCCGATAACAAGACGGTTTACTTATTCGTATATCACTCTCTTTTTAGAtcatattaatattatttatataaataaaacattgtTATTCTCAACTAGATACTGTATCTCTTTCTATACTTTTATTGATCTAAATAAACTTATCTCTTCAAACTATCTAGTCGAGCTTGCAAATCATCATCGACGTTAGTAGTTGGTGCAATGTTCCCAGAAGCAGAGAGCGGTTGTAAAGCTTTTTCATTTACTGCTGAAGAGGAAGCCGGTTCTAAAGTGTCTTGTGGAGCCGTTGTTAATTTAGTATTCAAATCCACACCGATTTCATCCAAGACTTTATTAACAATTTCATCTGCCtcctcctcttcttcatctAGTTCATCAGCATCCATAACATCATCTATAGATTCATCTATCATTTCCTGTCTTTGATCCATAATGTCGTTTTGCTTTTCAAATTCCATGGTTATGCGTTGTAGTTGAGGAAGATTTAAAGATCTATTCATTAAAGAAAGCAAACCTGTTGCCTCCCTCATGGAGGAAGCCATTTGGTCAGTACTTCTAACCGCTTGTATTCTTAATGTTATTGCTTGTAATCTTGTTTGCATCATATCAAACTTGtcgatatatttttttgtgcGCACCAAATCTCGTGCTTGAATTTTTGCTGCATTTATTTGGCCTAACTTGGCAGATTTTTTGATATCTGAggtcaattttttttcttgattttGTAGCTTTATCTTCTCTCTTTCTAATTCCCTTTGTGTTCTATCTAATGCACGCTGATTTTTTCTAAGTCTTTCTTGAGGGGTAACCTGCTTGCCAAAAATCCAGTCCAATAATGccattatttgtttatgttctgtttatattttggaaaaagcTTGACCTTTTGGAATTAAGAAGTGGGATATGAGCGAATAACACAAAAAGGTTTAGCAATTATGAAGTGGATGTGTGCGTTCTGTTGTAGTATTAGCGTGATATGAACATACAATTATATTGGAGGTTTGTAAACTGCGTATTGTGCTATAACTtggaaattattattacaaaaaaaaaaaagaacaaaaaaaaaaaagaacaaaaaaggaaaataagtAATCGTTTAAAACGATAttccataaaaaaaaaaacattatgGACAAGCAAATTTACTGAACGGTGGGATTTTCTCAagaagcaaaaaaaaaaaaaaaaaaaaaaaatataatcgCAGTGTGCGTAGAACATTTGTGAGTAGAGTACACCGaaggaatttttttttttttttttttttcctttcattttaattttttgtatgaATTAAAGTGTATTCCTTACAAGTAACACACTAACACTATTTTATCACAATCATAGGAACTTACAACTACCTATATTCCAGCAAAAACTTTTAAGTTACAAAAAGCAAGTAATCCTGTAAAATTTCGCAAAAAATACAGAAACAAAACATGTTGTACGAATTAATTAGTATAGTCCGTATTGTTAGCCCAGCAACCTCTAGCAATGAAGCCAAAGAATTGGCCACCACAATCGGCAAGCttattatacaaaataGAGGTGTTGTCAGAGATATAGTTCCTATGGGGGCAAGACGTTTACcaagtattattaaaaaagatcaaGAACAACATTTTCAAGGCtaccattttttaatgctGTTTGATTCCTCCTCTGCTGTCCAATCTGAAATTTTAAGAACGTTGAAGAATGATCCCCGTGTTATTAGATCATCCATTGTTAAAGTTGACAACACTAAGAACTGGGATGTTGCAAGTTCAATAGATAGGGCTAAAATGAATCAATCTTTCCtggataaagaaaaagttaaatagAATAACACTGTAATAGCATCTTTATATGttgttttcatttataCCATATGAGAAAAACACacacaaaaaagaaaaaaaaaagaaaaataatgcaAGAGCAGGATGTTTTCATGTACATATTATATAGtccatttttataaattagcCGCAAATATCTCTATTATAGCACAGgcattttaattaaaatcatATCATTCTAACTAATTTATACATAAAACTCCTGCTCCCTTGAACATAATGGcatcaattttttccttttttgcCCCCCTCCTACTTCCAAGctgaaaaataaacaagtaCTGTACCATAAGCCTTATCTAGCATCCTACGACGCTACGCTgtaataattaaaactaaagaaaaaactattttatGATTATcgataaaaaagatatacaaaataatatgtGATTATGACtatataataacattatttatatttaagcCTTGGCAACAGCCTTCTTGACAGCATATCTTCTTTGCTTTCTCAAAACCAAAACTTGGAATCTCTCAAAGTCGGTCAAAGCAGCACGTCTTTCACGTTGAGCAATCTTCTTAGCCCAAGAAGAGGAAGCCCACTTGGCAGAAACACCAGCAGCAGCCCACTTCTTAGCAACGACGGCGGTTTTAGCACCTCTTGGGATAGAAAAGGTTAATGGAGTCAAAGTAACGTGACCCAATGTGATAGCTTGTCTTGAAACACCGGTTTCTGGACCATCAATCAAAGcctgtaataaaaaaaaaaaaggagcaAATTCTTTCATCtcacaaaatattttattatcattactatta is drawn from Saccharomycodes ludwigii strain NBRC 1722 chromosome V, whole genome shotgun sequence and contains these coding sequences:
- a CDS encoding uncharacterized protein (similar to Saccharomyces cerevisiae YML116W | ATR1 | AminoTriazole Resistance (paralog of YMR279C | putative boron transporter involved in boron efflux and resistance)) — translated: MHITPSFFIVCRAFQGFGIKFILPNVMGIVGNIYLPGTQKKNMVISLIGACAHIGATYGMFWLGLIVHYSSTIGPGHFMHILY
- a CDS encoding uncharacterized protein (similar to Saccharomyces cerevisiae YJL124C | LSM1 | Like SM) encodes the protein MSKTNMSVTNLEYSSQFKEILHKAELGSPAMFHDLDNCNNLPEKNGPNNPFVQALVVYTLIELYGDLPNGYFQDKKVTTSIVNAILRVFTFLSGHIIRNIDKHCIREAIKKSHEYRRLFKYFIDNCSCLSFNGKSFDLSQELLNIANYTSTSSRSLLVNPKYKLPPLIVSKINKDLPRNMQLKTTKVRIISNIFLKNCAYLKDFNSILTVNTTQYNINTRAVHLNLRTDNYLNNDDTSGGKNVNNNYSNNSNNYNNNNNNNNNNNNNNNNNDIENNDSRSVSNNSISNSNNDSSKGSNNNNSMSSFDINNNNNSRVPYGSNNHVHSENDNAASFANSIAPTGVNPFNRNNIVSGTTNYDNGFNVIRKRRRSRSRSRSRSRVCVVEKLIAQKVESFLNRTEDTDTFTMICTFLESGFINRYEYNLLHDILNDIDNHYNIILCTINKKRRKFFATENDYAKRDNGINFLRSIVTELKAVYPDFKNFSVLNSHINRANPNIDTFNALENTNEYSHNTDVDENKNTNERGSE
- the STE24 gene encoding zinc metalloprotease (similar to Saccharomyces cerevisiae YJR117W | STE24 | STErile), encoding MLNFLPSIASCLDNEHIPWKNILIGFSVAQFVFDSYVSYRQYRVLKDKTKKIPPILKGKIDEEKFAKSDEYGIAKSKFGFVDNLFSLILNIVVLKYDLQPYIWNLSGKIGTKLISYFRPAISVSGLGIVTQSVFYFNLSTFAFSLLNLPFDYYSHFVLEEAFGFNKLTTKLWVTDLVKSNVLQVVLMSPILYAVGKIFDKFTDNFIYYIMGFIAILQVLMILLVPTVILPLFNKFTPLEDGELKTKIEDLARKLKFPLDKIFVVDGSKRSSHSNAYFTGLPFFKQRIVIFDTLIEQSSVDEVVAVLGHEIGHWKKNHIIQLLLVGQFHISVIFTLFSAVYQNKSLYKSFGFNIESATGQKSVGKKVFLNNKFPYLIGFSIFGELLKPMDCLVQFIMNLFIRHNEYEADAFATKLGYGKELSQALITLQVANLSSMHVDPLYSSYHYNHPTLIERLDAIEAEIVKLEKKN
- the MET14 gene encoding adenylyl-sulfate kinase (similar to Saccharomyces cerevisiae YKL001C | MET14 | METhionine requiring), with amino-acid sequence MATNITWHYNLTYEERKAFRKQDGCTVWLTGLSASGKSTIACALEQLLLEKGIAAYRLDGDNIRFGLNKDLGFSEKDRNENIRRIAEVSRLFADSCCISLTSFISPYRDDRDKARELHKESGLKFIEVFVDVPLEVAEQRDPKGLYKKARQGVIKDFTGVSAPYEEPESPELHLRTDKLSVEQCAEQIFEYLKKEGLIN
- the DID4 gene encoding ESCRT-III subunit protein DID4 (similar to Saccharomyces cerevisiae YKL002W | DID4 | Doa4-Independent Degradation); amino-acid sequence: MALLDWIFGKQVTPQERLRKNQRALDRTQRELEREKIKLQNQEKKLTSDIKKSAKLGQINAAKIQARDLVRTKKYIDKFDMMQTRLQAITLRIQAVRSTDQMASSMREATGLLSLMNRSLNLPQLQRITMEFEKQNDIMDQRQEMIDESIDDVMDADELDEEEEEADEIVNKVLDEIGVDLNTKLTTAPQDTLEPASSSAVNEKALQPLSASGNIAPTTNVDDDLQARLDSLKR
- the MRP17 gene encoding mitochondrial 37S ribosomal protein bS6m (similar to Saccharomyces cerevisiae YKL003C | MRP17 | Mitochondrial Ribosomal Protein) translates to MLYELISIVRIVSPATSSNEAKELATTIGKLIIQNRGVVRDIVPMGARRLPSIIKKDQEQHFQGYHFLMLFDSSSAVQSEILRTLKNDPRVIRSSIVKVDNTKNWDVASSIDRAKMNQSFLDKEKVK
- the RPL14A gene encoding 60S ribosomal protein eL14 (similar to Saccharomyces cerevisiae YHL001W | RPL14B | Ribosomal Protein of the Large subunit (paralog of YKL006W | RPL14A)), whose amino-acid sequence is MSTDSTVKASNWRLVEVGRVVLIKKGPSAGKLATIVEIIDHKRALIDGPETGVSRQAITLGHVTLTPLTFSIPRGAKTAVVAKKWAAAGVSAKWASSSWAKKIAQRERRAALTDFERFQVLVLRKQRRYAVKKAVAKA